One Novipirellula galeiformis DNA window includes the following coding sequences:
- a CDS encoding outer membrane protein assembly factor BamB family protein — protein MSAEKAPPATKPAAVEPAAAEPAAPETKAAPPEKPAEKTSSKPASAESSLVATKADASEAVALKAILSSGGDWPQWGGTRLRNNVPNVTGLPESWNIGKFDRKTGEWAKEQAENIRWYANLGSQTYGNPVISGGKVFVGTNNGAGYLKRYPATVDLGCLLAFDESNGEFLWQHSSEKLITGRVHDWPLQGICSASLVEGNRLWFVTSRGEVRCVDTEGFHDGEDNGPVKDEVVNVADIMNAGPGAKPYADTLAALGEGKLSDAAKQALDTAGEPLAGEATLKTLTEGKVWAATGNFGGVDRTITIKAIGPKLMFTKTLGVHDKRDADTLWVYDMMSELGTSQHNMASCSVTSYGDLLFVNTSNGLDESHLNLPAPDAASFICLNKNTGELYWTDNAPGTNILHGQWSSPMVAEFDGVPQVLFAGGDGYLYSYKADQGKDGKPELLWKFDANPKETKWILGGEGTRNNIIATPVAYDGLVYVAVGQDPEHGEGEGHLWCIDPNKRGDVSPQLAVKIEDDGTRTPIAHRRIQAVDPKEGEAAIDNPNSAVVWHYTMADQNDDGEFDFEEKMHRSCGTVAIKDDILYIADFSGLVHCLNAKPTDEGMPTVYFTYDMFAQSWGSPLITDGRVFIGDEDGDVAIFEFGPENKEPLEEINMGTSVYSTPVAANGTIYISTKDKLFAIGKIEE, from the coding sequence ATGTCCGCCGAGAAGGCTCCTCCGGCAACGAAGCCTGCCGCGGTCGAGCCCGCCGCCGCCGAGCCTGCCGCTCCGGAGACAAAAGCCGCCCCGCCGGAGAAGCCCGCCGAGAAGACTTCGAGCAAGCCAGCCTCGGCCGAGTCAAGTCTCGTTGCCACCAAGGCCGATGCGAGCGAAGCAGTCGCATTGAAAGCGATCCTCAGCAGCGGAGGCGATTGGCCTCAGTGGGGTGGAACACGTTTGCGAAACAATGTGCCTAACGTTACCGGGCTCCCTGAATCATGGAACATCGGAAAGTTTGATCGCAAAACGGGTGAATGGGCCAAAGAGCAAGCGGAAAACATTCGCTGGTACGCCAACTTGGGCAGCCAAACCTATGGCAACCCGGTGATTTCGGGCGGCAAAGTGTTTGTGGGAACCAACAACGGTGCGGGATATTTAAAACGCTATCCAGCGACGGTCGACCTTGGCTGCTTGCTCGCGTTTGACGAATCCAACGGTGAATTCCTTTGGCAACACAGTAGCGAAAAATTGATCACCGGCCGCGTCCATGACTGGCCACTGCAAGGCATTTGTAGCGCCTCGTTGGTCGAAGGAAACCGGCTTTGGTTCGTGACCAGCCGCGGCGAAGTCCGCTGTGTCGACACCGAAGGTTTTCACGACGGCGAGGACAATGGTCCGGTCAAAGACGAAGTCGTCAATGTGGCCGACATCATGAACGCGGGGCCCGGCGCTAAACCTTACGCCGACACCCTCGCTGCACTGGGCGAAGGAAAACTGTCCGACGCTGCGAAGCAAGCCCTCGATACCGCTGGCGAACCGCTCGCAGGCGAAGCAACCTTAAAAACATTGACCGAAGGCAAAGTCTGGGCCGCGACGGGCAACTTTGGCGGCGTAGACCGCACGATCACCATCAAAGCGATCGGCCCCAAATTGATGTTCACCAAAACGCTCGGCGTCCATGACAAACGGGATGCCGACACGCTTTGGGTCTACGACATGATGAGCGAATTGGGGACCAGCCAGCACAACATGGCCTCGTGCAGTGTGACCAGCTACGGAGACTTGCTGTTTGTCAACACCAGCAACGGGTTGGACGAATCGCACCTGAATTTGCCTGCACCCGATGCAGCCAGCTTCATCTGCTTGAACAAAAACACCGGCGAACTGTATTGGACCGACAACGCCCCAGGAACCAACATTCTTCATGGACAATGGTCCAGCCCGATGGTGGCGGAATTTGACGGGGTTCCTCAAGTCTTGTTCGCTGGCGGTGACGGCTACTTGTACAGCTACAAAGCCGATCAAGGCAAAGACGGCAAGCCCGAATTGCTTTGGAAATTCGATGCGAACCCCAAAGAAACCAAATGGATCCTCGGCGGCGAGGGAACTCGCAACAACATCATTGCGACTCCGGTTGCCTACGACGGGTTGGTCTATGTAGCGGTCGGACAAGACCCCGAGCACGGTGAAGGAGAGGGCCATTTGTGGTGCATCGACCCGAACAAGCGTGGTGACGTGTCGCCGCAGTTGGCGGTGAAGATCGAAGACGACGGGACGCGAACCCCGATCGCACACCGTCGCATTCAAGCGGTCGATCCGAAGGAAGGCGAAGCGGCGATCGACAATCCCAACTCGGCAGTCGTTTGGCACTACACCATGGCGGACCAAAATGACGACGGCGAGTTCGACTTTGAAGAGAAGATGCACCGCAGCTGTGGAACGGTCGCGATCAAGGACGACATCCTCTACATCGCCGACTTCTCGGGATTGGTTCACTGCTTAAACGCCAAACCCACCGACGAGGGAATGCCAACGGTTTACTTTACCTACGACATGTTCGCCCAAAGCTGGGGCAGCCCGCTGATCACGGACGGACGCGTCTTCATCGGCGATGAAGATGGAGATGTCGCGATTTTCGAATTCGGTCCGGAAAACAAAGAACCGCTCGAAGAAATCAATATGGGAACGAGCGTTTACAGCACCCCGGTCGCTGCCAACGGAACCATCTATATCAGCACCAAGGACAAATTATTCGCGATTGGAAAAATCGAGGAATAA
- a CDS encoding response regulator, protein MSKLLVDCGNCGPDFNSIRRMVSSNFKASVVQTHGLEDTLEALRNRKVDLVTVNRKLDRDYSDGIEILKQIKADPEVGSVPVMLVTNYDEHQQASIDAGGVLGFGKLSIDETKTRELLEPYLSE, encoded by the coding sequence ATGTCTAAGCTGCTTGTGGATTGCGGAAATTGCGGTCCCGACTTCAATTCGATTCGACGAATGGTCTCGTCCAACTTCAAAGCTTCGGTGGTTCAAACCCACGGGCTCGAAGACACGCTCGAGGCTCTCCGCAATCGCAAGGTCGATTTGGTCACGGTCAATCGCAAGCTTGATCGCGACTATTCGGACGGAATTGAAATTTTGAAGCAAATCAAAGCCGATCCCGAGGTGGGATCGGTCCCGGTCATGCTGGTGACCAATTACGACGAACATCAACAAGCATCCATTGATGCAGGGGGCGTGCTCGGTTTCGGGAAGCTGTCGATCGATGAAACGAAGACGCGTGAGCTGCTTGAGCCTTATCTGAGCGAGTAA
- the panD gene encoding aspartate 1-decarboxylase, with the protein MTGPFRKLLSAKIHRATVTGADVDYEGSVTIPPELLAAAGIFAYESVHVWNVTRGSRLETYAIPGTPGSNDICMNGAAAHLVHPGDQVILATYTFVPEDKVAEHRPRLVFVDAQNQIKHLGPEIAGPQRRDASPDNGPAPDNGPAPDNGPAPDSKAVETAKGC; encoded by the coding sequence ATGACAGGTCCATTCCGAAAACTACTTTCCGCAAAAATCCATCGCGCCACCGTTACGGGGGCCGATGTCGATTACGAAGGAAGTGTAACGATCCCCCCCGAGTTGCTTGCGGCCGCAGGGATCTTTGCCTACGAGTCGGTTCACGTCTGGAACGTGACGCGTGGCTCCCGTTTAGAAACCTATGCGATCCCGGGAACGCCAGGCTCGAATGACATTTGCATGAACGGAGCGGCGGCTCATTTGGTGCATCCCGGCGATCAAGTCATCTTGGCGACCTACACCTTTGTTCCCGAAGACAAGGTAGCCGAACATCGTCCGCGATTGGTTTTCGTTGACGCGCAAAACCAGATCAAACACTTGGGGCCCGAAATTGCGGGGCCACAACGCCGCGACGCATCCCCAGACAACGGGCCAGCCCCAGACAACGGGCCAGCCCCAGACAACGGGCCAGCCCCAGACAGCAAAGCGGTCGAAACCGCAAAGGGTTGCTAG
- a CDS encoding DMT family transporter yields MLSIAILVGLAAGCLLGVQPSANGSLGKALAHPYQAALISFAVGTALLLILCLFAGVFPPTFKSTPGQLPWWVWSGGAIGVVVVTTSLFFVPRVGSVPWFAAIMTGQTLAAILLDHFGWMGNPQADASPLRLLGVALLVTGVLVIAPAKRSENTAKRSENTAQRSQNTGQRSENTAPPRENTAPRLVEAGQRSESATPLSSETQSLPSVESTNFR; encoded by the coding sequence ATGCTTTCCATCGCAATCCTCGTCGGTCTAGCCGCGGGATGTCTACTGGGAGTTCAGCCCAGTGCCAATGGCTCGCTCGGCAAAGCGCTGGCCCATCCCTACCAAGCGGCTTTGATCTCGTTTGCGGTGGGCACGGCACTGCTATTGATTCTGTGTCTTTTTGCCGGCGTTTTCCCTCCGACATTTAAATCAACGCCGGGGCAATTACCATGGTGGGTCTGGTCCGGAGGCGCGATCGGAGTGGTCGTCGTCACGACCTCTCTGTTTTTCGTTCCTCGCGTGGGATCGGTCCCTTGGTTTGCTGCCATCATGACAGGACAAACCTTGGCGGCTATTTTACTCGATCACTTTGGTTGGATGGGCAATCCGCAAGCCGACGCATCGCCACTTCGACTATTAGGAGTCGCGTTGTTGGTCACAGGCGTGTTGGTCATTGCCCCAGCCAAACGCAGTGAAAACACAGCCAAACGCAGTGAAAACACAGCCCAACGCAGTCAAAACACGGGGCAACGCAGTGAAAACACGGCACCTCCCAGAGAAAATACCGCCCCACGCCTCGTAGAAGCGGGCCAACGGAGTGAATCAGCGACCCCGCTTTCGAGCGAAACCCAGTCGTTGCCGAGCGTCGAATCAACGAATTTCCGGTAA
- a CDS encoding 3-hydroxyacyl-ACP dehydratase FabZ family protein, with protein sequence MKYRQLDKITSLEPGVRITAERTLHADEEYLLDHFPRFPVMPGVMMLESLHQAAIWLIRTGDNFESALVLLKEVRGVKFGDFLTPGETLQITAEAIKTDGDLTTIKATAQKGGRTTVSARLVLQRRSCNDPERLQTDEDVRNRAKKQFDELFGPIALIPAKAAS encoded by the coding sequence ATGAAGTACCGACAACTCGATAAAATCACCTCCCTTGAACCCGGAGTCCGAATCACGGCAGAGCGAACGCTGCACGCCGATGAAGAGTACTTGCTGGATCATTTCCCACGCTTTCCCGTGATGCCAGGGGTGATGATGCTCGAATCGCTGCATCAGGCCGCGATTTGGCTGATCCGCACGGGAGACAATTTTGAAAGCGCGTTGGTGCTCTTAAAGGAGGTTCGGGGGGTTAAATTCGGCGACTTCCTGACTCCTGGCGAAACCTTGCAGATCACCGCCGAAGCGATCAAAACCGACGGCGACCTGACCACCATCAAGGCCACCGCCCAGAAAGGGGGGCGAACCACCGTTTCGGCTCGTCTGGTGCTGCAGCGGCGTTCTTGCAATGATCCAGAACGCCTGCAAACGGACGAAGACGTCCGCAACCGGGCCAAAAAACAATTTGACGAACTATTCGGTCCTATTGCGCTCATTCCAGCTAAAGCAGCGAGCTAA
- a CDS encoding acyl carrier protein: MALSQEEIFEKVQEALIDALGVDDDEVTREATLVGDLGAESIDFLDIVFKLEKAFDITIPREELSPEDVLTNSEYVKDGVVTAEGMAELKRRMPWADLSEFEKNPRVQDFGNLLTVGDLCNYVETKVGA, encoded by the coding sequence ATGGCACTTTCCCAAGAAGAAATTTTCGAAAAAGTTCAAGAAGCCCTGATCGACGCTTTGGGCGTGGACGATGACGAAGTGACACGCGAAGCGACTTTGGTCGGCGACTTGGGTGCCGAGTCAATCGACTTTCTCGATATCGTCTTCAAGCTTGAAAAAGCGTTCGACATCACGATCCCCCGTGAAGAATTGTCGCCCGAAGACGTTTTGACTAACTCGGAATACGTCAAAGACGGCGTCGTGACCGCCGAAGGCATGGCCGAACTGAAGCGACGTATGCCTTGGGCCGACCTTTCGGAGTTCGAAAAGAACCCGCGCGTCCAAGACTTCGGCAACTTGTTGACCGTTGGTGACCTGTGCAATTACGTCGAAACCAAGGTCGGAGCCTAG
- a CDS encoding 3-hydroxyacyl-ACP dehydratase FabZ family protein, whose translation MRWFWIDRFTEFVSGSHTSGIKNVSLDEEVVDKYCPGFPVLPPTLVIEGMAQLGGILVSEHFGFEKRCVLAKVGKAIFHQPARTGDQLRYDVKVESLQETGATVTGISHIGETLHAEIDLMFAFLDEDRFNTGPLFGPGDLESMLRLMNFFHVAVKPDGTPVPVYENL comes from the coding sequence ATGCGTTGGTTTTGGATCGATCGATTTACCGAGTTCGTCAGCGGTAGCCATACGAGCGGCATTAAAAATGTCTCGCTCGATGAGGAAGTCGTGGACAAATACTGCCCCGGCTTTCCCGTGCTACCTCCGACGCTCGTGATCGAAGGCATGGCTCAACTTGGCGGCATTCTGGTTTCGGAACACTTTGGTTTCGAAAAACGATGCGTGTTAGCCAAGGTGGGCAAGGCGATCTTTCATCAACCCGCGCGGACCGGCGATCAACTGCGGTATGACGTCAAAGTGGAATCGCTCCAGGAAACCGGAGCGACCGTGACCGGAATCAGCCATATCGGCGAAACATTGCACGCCGAGATCGATCTGATGTTTGCCTTCCTCGACGAAGATCGCTTCAATACCGGTCCCCTTTTCGGACCGGGCGACCTAGAATCGATGTTACGATTGATGAATTTTTTCCATGTCGCCGTGAAACCCGACGGAACCCCCGTTCCGGTCTACGAGAATCTCTAA
- a CDS encoding beta-ketoacyl-[acyl-carrier-protein] synthase family protein: MRRRVVVTGIGMINPMGHDAATVWSGLKEGKSGVAKTTLFDASGFPTQISAEVKNWDVSKVGESIEQWENRGRHTRFAIGAGKQAIQDSGVMDSISDPVRFGVYMGSGEGNQDFQTFSRMMSAALANGTYDAAKFVGKGLELLDPAKELEQEPNMPAAHLATMFNAQGPNLNCLTACAASSQAVGEATEIIRRGDADVMLAGGTHSMIHPLGVTGFNLLTALSESNDEPTKASRPFDRLRNGFVLGEGSAMVVLEELEAAKRRGATIYGEVAGYGTTADAYRITDIPPDGHGGIAAMRMSIADAGLTPNDIGYVNAHGTSTTVNDKVETKACKEVFGENAINTPVSSTKSMMGHLIAAAGVTEMIVCLMAIRDGVLPPTINQENPDPDCDLDYIPNVAREANIRYALNNSFGFGGQNVTLCLSRFDG; encoded by the coding sequence ATGCGTCGCCGAGTCGTCGTCACTGGTATCGGAATGATTAACCCGATGGGCCATGACGCCGCGACCGTATGGTCGGGTCTCAAGGAAGGTAAAAGCGGCGTCGCCAAGACCACGCTGTTTGATGCCAGTGGCTTTCCCACTCAGATCAGTGCCGAGGTCAAAAATTGGGACGTCAGCAAAGTCGGAGAATCGATCGAACAATGGGAAAACCGAGGTCGCCACACCCGCTTTGCAATCGGGGCTGGTAAACAAGCGATCCAAGACAGTGGCGTGATGGACTCGATCTCCGATCCCGTTCGCTTTGGTGTCTACATGGGCAGCGGCGAAGGCAACCAAGACTTCCAAACATTCAGCCGCATGATGTCAGCGGCGCTTGCCAACGGCACTTACGATGCCGCGAAGTTTGTCGGCAAAGGACTCGAGCTGCTCGATCCTGCCAAAGAACTCGAGCAAGAACCGAACATGCCCGCGGCTCACTTGGCGACGATGTTCAATGCCCAAGGCCCCAACCTGAACTGCTTGACCGCTTGTGCCGCCAGCAGCCAAGCGGTTGGTGAAGCAACCGAAATCATCCGCCGCGGCGATGCCGACGTGATGCTCGCCGGCGGAACGCACAGCATGATCCATCCGCTCGGCGTGACTGGATTCAATCTGCTGACCGCGCTGAGCGAAAGTAACGACGAACCGACCAAGGCCAGCCGTCCATTTGACCGTTTACGAAACGGCTTCGTGTTGGGCGAGGGATCGGCAATGGTTGTGCTCGAAGAACTCGAAGCTGCCAAACGTCGTGGGGCGACGATCTATGGCGAAGTCGCCGGTTACGGAACCACCGCCGATGCGTACCGCATCACTGACATTCCACCGGATGGCCATGGCGGGATCGCGGCAATGCGAATGTCAATCGCGGACGCTGGATTGACCCCCAACGATATCGGTTACGTTAACGCACACGGAACCAGCACCACGGTGAACGACAAAGTCGAAACCAAAGCGTGCAAAGAAGTGTTCGGCGAAAACGCAATCAACACTCCCGTTAGCAGCACCAAGAGCATGATGGGACACCTGATTGCCGCGGCCGGCGTGACCGAAATGATTGTCTGCTTGATGGCGATTCGCGATGGAGTGTTGCCACCGACGATCAACCAAGAAAACCCCGATCCCGATTGCGACTTGGATTACATTCCTAACGTCGCTCGCGAAGCCAATATCCGCTACGCACTGAACAACAGCTTTGGCTTTGGCGGACAAAACGTCACGCTCTGCCTGAGTCGTTTCGACGGTTAG
- a CDS encoding NAD(P)/FAD-dependent oxidoreductase, whose product MSNATTGDSFDVIIVGAGLAGLSCAVKLAEAGRSVTVIEASDRVGGRVRSDHIEGYTLDHGFQVLLTAYPACRELLDYKKLNLRHFSPGVLIRQNGHFEILGDPWRRPHEIPATVKNSVGSLADKWRISKLRSASHADSLNGLYTRDQTSTIERLINAGFSDRIIDQFFRPFLGGVFLDESLEMPSRMLEFVFRMFSQGRVSIPAGGMAEIPRQLADRLPRGTLQLKTTVASLRQGSVELTDGRNLSANQIVIATESSAAASLLDDESFDTEWSGTTTVYYGADQAPTKRRRLLLRGDEPGPVQSAMVMSNVASNYAPKGRHLISVSTTLSQNEAPDQLDASLRKQLTQWFGDQVSGWKRLQIYHVPFGLPKLTLDPVMQPIATDREGVFVCGDHRETPSIQGAMNSGLRVAQAILR is encoded by the coding sequence ATGTCTAACGCGACGACTGGCGACTCGTTCGATGTCATCATCGTGGGTGCGGGGCTGGCCGGACTCTCCTGTGCCGTCAAGCTTGCCGAAGCGGGTCGATCGGTCACAGTGATTGAAGCGAGCGATCGCGTCGGAGGCCGTGTCCGTAGCGACCACATTGAAGGCTACACGCTCGACCATGGTTTCCAAGTGCTGTTAACCGCCTACCCGGCCTGCCGTGAACTGTTGGACTACAAGAAACTCAACTTGCGTCACTTTTCACCTGGCGTACTGATCCGTCAAAACGGTCACTTCGAGATCCTTGGCGATCCCTGGCGTCGGCCTCACGAAATCCCCGCGACCGTCAAGAATTCTGTTGGCTCTCTGGCCGACAAATGGCGAATCTCGAAACTTCGCAGCGCCTCTCATGCGGACTCCCTCAATGGCCTCTACACACGCGATCAAACGAGCACGATCGAGCGATTAATCAACGCGGGATTTTCCGACCGCATCATCGACCAATTCTTTCGCCCTTTTCTAGGCGGCGTGTTCTTGGACGAATCACTCGAAATGCCCAGCCGGATGTTGGAGTTCGTCTTCCGCATGTTCAGCCAAGGACGCGTTTCGATTCCTGCGGGCGGGATGGCCGAAATCCCACGTCAACTCGCTGACCGACTGCCACGCGGCACCCTGCAACTGAAAACCACCGTCGCGAGTCTTCGGCAAGGATCCGTTGAACTGACCGACGGACGCAACCTGAGTGCCAATCAAATCGTGATTGCCACCGAAAGCAGTGCGGCGGCAAGCCTGCTCGACGATGAATCGTTTGACACCGAGTGGTCCGGTACCACGACGGTTTACTACGGCGCTGACCAAGCACCGACGAAGCGGCGACGATTGCTGTTACGAGGCGATGAACCAGGCCCAGTCCAAAGTGCGATGGTGATGTCCAATGTCGCATCCAACTATGCCCCCAAAGGACGGCACTTGATCTCGGTCAGCACGACGCTCAGCCAAAACGAAGCCCCGGATCAATTGGACGCATCCCTTCGCAAACAATTGACTCAGTGGTTTGGCGATCAGGTCAGTGGGTGGAAACGGCTGCAAATCTACCATGTGCCCTTTGGGCTGCCTAAGTTAACGCTCGACCCAGTGATGCAGCCCATCGCAACAGACCGCGAAGGCGTGTTTGTGTGTGGCGATCACCGGGAAACGCCCAGTATCCAAGGCGCGATGAACAGCGGCCTGAGGGTCGCCCAGGCGATCTTGCGTTAG
- a CDS encoding PQQ-binding-like beta-propeller repeat protein, translating into MILDTAAITIRSLLMLAVTSVLAGNVATADDWPQWMGPTRDGNYNETGLVDSIPAAGLPIKWRVPVEGGYAGPAVVGDRIYVMDYKRTKGTLVEEPAAKPELEGIERLLCLNATTGKQIWKYEYPCSYRISYPAGPRATPTVVDGIVAILGAQGDLSVLDAESGTLKWHINLPKKFNAETPTWGFAAHPLVTDGMVVTMVGGEGQAVVAFDQNTGDVKWKALTSTDAGYCPPSIIQAGGTTQLIAWHPQAVASLNPKTGETYWTVPLVPDYGMSISRPQRSGDYLFATGIKNKSLMLKLDANKPAVSELWSGTPKTSLSVSTMTPIIKDGLIFGTDEGVGALMAVKVEDGERIWQTYDPVRPENERRLPVGTAFITRHTPTGHYFLFGEEGHLSIADMDADGYHSRGQMKVLEPTQSSFGRKVVWSHPAYANQTAYVRNDNELVAVDLAKP; encoded by the coding sequence ATGATTCTCGACACTGCAGCGATAACGATCCGATCCCTGTTGATGCTGGCGGTGACCAGCGTGCTGGCGGGGAATGTTGCGACAGCGGACGATTGGCCGCAATGGATGGGGCCGACGCGTGATGGCAATTACAACGAAACGGGACTCGTCGATTCGATTCCCGCTGCGGGATTGCCGATCAAGTGGCGGGTGCCAGTCGAAGGTGGATACGCGGGTCCCGCCGTCGTTGGTGACCGCATCTATGTGATGGATTACAAACGCACCAAGGGAACGTTGGTCGAAGAGCCAGCTGCGAAACCGGAACTCGAGGGGATCGAACGTCTGCTTTGCCTGAACGCCACCACCGGCAAACAAATTTGGAAGTATGAATATCCCTGTAGCTATCGAATCAGCTACCCCGCAGGTCCGCGGGCGACCCCGACGGTTGTCGATGGGATCGTTGCCATCCTGGGGGCGCAAGGCGACTTGTCAGTCCTGGATGCTGAGAGTGGAACGCTCAAGTGGCACATCAACTTGCCCAAAAAATTCAACGCCGAGACTCCCACTTGGGGATTTGCAGCTCATCCGTTGGTAACCGATGGCATGGTCGTGACGATGGTCGGCGGCGAAGGCCAAGCGGTCGTTGCCTTTGATCAAAACACGGGCGATGTGAAATGGAAAGCATTAACCAGCACCGACGCAGGCTATTGCCCTCCGTCGATCATCCAGGCGGGCGGCACGACTCAGTTGATCGCGTGGCATCCGCAAGCGGTCGCGTCACTGAATCCGAAAACGGGCGAGACCTATTGGACCGTCCCGCTAGTTCCCGACTACGGGATGTCGATCAGCCGTCCCCAACGCAGCGGTGACTACTTGTTCGCGACCGGGATCAAGAACAAATCGCTGATGTTGAAACTCGATGCAAACAAACCCGCGGTCAGCGAATTGTGGTCAGGCACCCCGAAGACCTCGCTGAGCGTTTCGACGATGACGCCCATCATCAAGGATGGATTGATTTTTGGTACGGATGAAGGTGTCGGAGCGTTAATGGCCGTGAAGGTCGAAGATGGCGAGCGGATCTGGCAAACCTACGATCCCGTTCGTCCCGAAAACGAACGCCGACTTCCTGTTGGAACCGCCTTCATCACTCGGCACACGCCCACGGGGCATTATTTTCTGTTTGGTGAAGAGGGGCATTTATCGATCGCCGACATGGATGCCGATGGCTACCATTCGCGTGGACAAATGAAAGTACTCGAGCCAACGCAATCCAGCTTTGGACGGAAAGTCGTATGGAGCCACCCGGCCTACGCCAACCAAACCGCTTACGTGCGAAATGACAACGAATTGGTCGCCGTCGATTTGGCCAAACCGTAA
- a CDS encoding polyprenol monophosphomannose synthase, with protein MSELDPPGSIPPPDRQCRVLVGVCTYNEAENIAAMIERLRAALPDADLLIVDDNSPDGTATIALDFADRIAELRVQVREHERGLGGAIRYAMNDAIEHHYDYFLNLDGDLSHDPAQLPRLLDRAIAVPEIDVVVGSRYVAGGAIIGWPWRRRMMSRMVNQFATLCLRLPVKDCSGSMRCYRVDTLKQLNLGDWNSQGYSLLEEVLVLLKRKGAVMDEVPITFTDRQRGHSKLTFREAARSAIKIFSLAFR; from the coding sequence TTGTCCGAACTTGATCCCCCTGGCTCGATTCCACCCCCAGATCGGCAATGCCGTGTGCTCGTTGGCGTATGCACGTACAACGAGGCTGAGAATATCGCGGCGATGATCGAGCGACTGCGAGCGGCCCTTCCCGATGCCGATTTGCTGATCGTGGATGATAATTCGCCGGACGGCACCGCGACGATCGCTTTGGACTTCGCTGACCGTATTGCGGAGTTACGAGTCCAGGTGCGTGAACACGAACGGGGGCTCGGGGGAGCGATTCGTTATGCGATGAACGATGCCATCGAGCACCACTACGATTATTTCTTGAACCTCGACGGAGATCTCAGCCACGATCCGGCCCAATTGCCGCGATTGCTCGACCGCGCAATCGCAGTTCCCGAAATCGATGTCGTCGTCGGTTCGCGATACGTTGCCGGGGGAGCGATCATTGGTTGGCCTTGGCGTCGGCGGATGATGAGCCGGATGGTCAATCAATTCGCCACGCTCTGTCTTCGCTTGCCGGTCAAAGATTGCAGCGGTTCGATGCGGTGCTATCGCGTCGACACACTCAAACAGTTGAATCTTGGCGATTGGAATAGCCAAGGATACTCGTTGCTCGAAGAGGTGTTGGTGCTGTTAAAACGAAAAGGGGCGGTCATGGACGAGGTGCCGATCACCTTTACCGATCGCCAGCGAGGGCACAGCAAGTTGACGTTTCGTGAGGCGGCGCGATCGGCAATTAAAATCTTCTCACTGGCGTTTCGGTGA